One part of the Quercus lobata isolate SW786 chromosome 7, ValleyOak3.0 Primary Assembly, whole genome shotgun sequence genome encodes these proteins:
- the LOC115953543 gene encoding probable tRNA N6-adenosine threonylcarbamoyltransferase, whose translation MKKMIALGFEGSANKIGVGVVTLDGTILSNPRHTYITPPGQGFLPRETAQHHLQHILPLIKSALKTAQITPDEIDCLCYTKGPGMGAPLQVAAVVVRILSQLWKKPIVAVNHCVAHIEMGRIVTGADDPVVLYVSGGNTQVIAYSEGRYQIFGETIDIAVGNCLDRFARVLTLSNDPNPGYNIEQLAKKGEQFIDLPYVVKGMDVSFSGILSYIEATAVEKLKNNECTPADLCYSLQETVFAMLVEITERAMAHCDTKDVLIVGGVGCNERLQEMMRTMCSERGGKLFATDDRYCIDNGAMIAYTGLLAYAHGTVTPLEESTFTQRFRTDEVHAIWRQKKEPSNMNGLMQESS comes from the exons atgaagaagatgatagCCCTAGGCTTTGAGGGTTCAGCCAACAAGATTGGTGTTGGGGTTGTAACTTTAGATGGCACCATTCTATCAAATCCACGTCATACCTACATTACCCCTCCTGGCCAAGGATTCCTTCCCCGAGAAACTGCTCAACACCATCTCCAACACATTCTTCCATTGATCAAATCTGCTTTGAAGACTGCCCAAATAACCCCAGATGAAATAGATTGCCTATGTTACACCAAGGGCCCTGGCATGGGAGCACCACTACAAgttgctgctgttgttgttCGGATTCTTTCACAGCTGTGGAAGAAGCCCATTGTTGCAGTTAACCACTGTGTGGCACATATTGAGATGGGGAGGATTGTGACTGGGGCAGATGATCCTGTTGTATTGTATGTTAGTGGTGGGAATACACAGGTAATAGCATATAGTGAAGGGCGGTACCAGATTTTTGGGGAGACCATTGATATTGCAGTTGGAAATTGCTTGGATCGATTTGCTAGGGTGTTAACACTCTCCAATGATCCAAACCCTGGATATAACATTGAGCAG cTTGCAAAGAAAGGAGAACAATTTATAGACCTTCCTTATGTTGTAAAAGGGATGGATGTATCTTTTAGTGGAATATTGAGCTATATTGAAGCCACTGCTGTGGAGAAGCTAAAAAATAATGAGTGCACCCCTGCAGACTTGTGTTACTCCTTGCAG GAAACTGTGTTTGCCATGCTTGTGGAGATTACAGAACGGGCAATGGCACACTGTGACACGAAAGATGTTCTTATTGTTGGTGGTGTTGGTTGCAATGAGCGTTTGCAGGAGATGATGAGAACAATGTGCTCAGAGCGTGGTGGAAAGTTGTTTGCTACTGATGACAGGTATTGCATTGATAACGGAGCAATGATTGCATACACTGGTCTCCTTGCTTATGCTCATGGCACGGTAACTCCACTGGAGGAATCGACTTTCACCCAGCGGTTCCGTACTGATGAAGTACATGCAATCTGGAGACAGAAAAAGGAGCCTTCTAACATGAATGGCCTCATGCAGGAAAGTAGCTAA
- the LOC115953981 gene encoding protein EARLY RESPONSIVE TO DEHYDRATION 15 has product MALVSGGRSTLNPNAPLFIPAAFRRVEDFSPEWWQLITTSTWYRDYWLSQHQGEDGFYDNAEVDFNSVNVADLLPESFDFDDDDDFSSMEAQFEEFIQSSETEGFGVNAAEAVMKNLKSLEERSPKAPVQPAKYAEKATKGLSAKCSPRRIQQPR; this is encoded by the exons ATGGCTCTGGTTTCAGGAGGAAGGTCGACTCTAAACCCCAATGCCCCACTTTTCATTCCTGCTGCTTTCCGCCGAGTGGAGGATTTCTCTCCAGAATGGTGGCAATTGATTACCACCTCAACATGGTACCGTGACTACTGGCTAAGCCAGCATCAAGGCGAGGATGGTTTCTATGACAATGCTGAGGTTGACTTTAATAGTGTCAATGTTGCTGATTTACTGCCAGAGAGCTTTGATTTTGATGACGATGACGATTTTTCAAGTATGGAAGCTCAGTTTGAGGAGTTCATCCAATCTTCCGAAACTGAAG GCTTTGGAGTGAATGCTGCTGAGGCAgtgatgaagaatttgaagtcTTTGGAGGAAAGAAGTCCCAAGGCTCCAGTGCAACCAGCAAAGTATGCAGAAAAGGCAACTAAGGGCTTGAGTGCAAAATGCAGCCCCCGACGCATCCAGCAGCCCCGTTAA